AAATATGTCAAAACAGAGTGGTGGTGCAAAATTGATAGTATGGGATGAAGCCCCTACGGCAAATCGACAGACAATCGAACTAGTTGATGGGAGCTTTAGAGATATAATGGATGTCAACGAACCATTTGGTGGAAAAGTAATGATTTTTGGAGGTGATTTTCGTCAAGTATTATCGGTAGTGCCAAAATCAACAAGAGCTGAGACTATAAATGCTAGCTTGATAAAATCCTATTTATGGCCTCACATGAAAACGATTCACCTAACAAGAAATATGAGAGCAAGAAGAGATCCAACATTCAATGATTTCTTGATTCGTGTCGAAAATAGAGAAGAGAATACGATAAAATATGATTTGATTCTACTTCCAGACCAAATGATTGTCAATTTTTATAGCGATAGTAGTGTTGAAGATTGCTTAATAGAGGAAATATTTCCATCAttgaatgaaaatgaaaattgtGGAAAGTACATGACAGAAAGAGCTATCTTAGCTAGCAGAAATGAATATGTTGATAAACTAAATGATCTTATGATTCACAAGTTTCCGAGTGAAAGCAAAGATTTTCTTAGTTTCGACATAACAGAAGATGACACCAACAACTACTACCAGGAAGAATACTTAAATACTTTAACACCAAATGGCCTTCCACCACATAGGTTCGTTATCAACTACATTGATCTTGTGTTTTAGCAGAAAATACTAACATAAACCCATTCTATATATTTCTCTTTTTCGTAGCTAGCCAAACATGTTAATGTGTTTTcgtttcttattttaaaaaatttggatGTATAATATTTAcgcaattaaattaatttgttaTTGCATGCAgattgattttgaaaaaaatgcacCTATCATGTTATTGAGAAATTTAGATCCATCGAATAGTTTGTGCAATGATACGAGGATGGTACGTAGAGGTTTTGCTAATAACGTTATATATGCTGAAATCATGATGGGTCAAAGTATTTTTAAGAATGTTTTTATACCTAGGATTCAACTATTCCCACCAGAAAATGAAGCATACCCTTTTAAGTTTGTTCGAAAACAGTTCCCAGTGCGCTTATGTTTTGCAATGACAATAAACAAAGCACAAGGCCAAACAACTTCAAATGTCGGATTATATTTGCCGCAACATGTTTTCTCACATGGACAATTATATGTTGCACTTTCAAGAGGGATCTCAATGTCGACAACAAAAATTTTGAACATGATGGAGCtatcaaaacatcataagggaacatacacaaaaaatatCGTTTATAATAAAGTCTTAGGCAATTTATAATCACAATGcatttttctaatttataaGTATGTGACAATATTATCTAACTTTGCTAAATTGATCTATTTTACAGGTTCTAATGATGTCCAAGATTACTGAAATCAAGTATATTGTTAATGTTACTCCTCCTGTATTAAGGTTAGTAAACCAGAAactataaagatgaaaataaaaaaaatagtatccgagtccacagaattcactgtgtccttaaggaatttaattctctcactgtacccgaggttatggattatttcctcccaagataaaatggataaactattaaagaagtaacagtacctcagacttcaataatttcagcgaactcaaaaggcagcaacaaaatcacacaaagactcaattttgtttgaaagaaaatatatatacagaagaaggagaaatttgatgtttaaaaatgagaggaaaatcctctatttatagacaacaaagggtagtgtgaacaagtgcttattgtggcttattggaaaagtcacaacccttcacaaaagtcacaacctttcagaaaagtcgcaactcttcaaaaaagtcacaacttttgTTGAAAACGTCACAACCttttggaaaagtcacaacATTTCGAAACGTTACAACCTTTCGGAACAGTCGCAACCCTTCATAGAGATCACAACCTTTCATTTCctattcacacctttaaaactcaaaaattccCTACATGAATAGGGAATGGCTATTGTTAaaacatatgcatgaaaaactGTGTGATTTGTAAGTAagaattaattgcatctggataagtaggtttccctttgaattTTCCATAGTGAACATATATCGGATATACTCGGTCAATCgatagatttgatatctttgaaccgttgAGCTTTCgtgtatacctagacaacataagtcacacaatcaaccctttaactatttttggttctcattgttttattcgtttcagccatgaacacttcTTGGTTCATAAGTACGTAGAGAACTGGCCTTACTGGATTCTCCTTGAAGTggcttacacttcacacttacataggtgATATCTAAATGTGTTATCCCATAGAAACACCATTTGATATGCTCTGTATCCAACTTAGATATCATTAAAAGATCCGAATGTCTTATCCTTGTTACTGAACATTGTTACATCATGAGAATagattataaaaattattttgacaatgttgaaccgtcatcaatgactttgtttgatcttcttgaacctagatcttgggatctctagtcttctaggtagagttaccgccacgATGATTTATCCTCGGCCATAGTCCCATTACCTTTAACGAACGCtcaactccctctctagttaggccttttgtaagtggatccGACATATTATCCTTTGAAtttacatagtcaattgtgataattccactagagagtagttgtctaatgGTAAtattgttatgtcgaaaaatggacaaagtgcaaaattaatttcatctttataagaaaaaatcaattttagtaaaagaagagtcgccacttaattttttaaagaaattaagaaaacttaatttaaaagaccctaacagatttaagtcttaaaaattcagagaaaaaggtacgagattcttatttccactttgagaaggtgttaagcattcaaagtggccgttAACGCGcagttatccgacgatttaaaaaattatatgactaacttttaaaaatattaatttaaaatgaaatgaagactttagaattattttttagaaaaaatgattaaacttaaacattgaaaataatatagatgtatataaaaaaagtaaaagtttatcaaataactaagtaaaggtagaaaattatttaaagagtaaaattaacatgaattggtttatctttagggaaatctaattaggttaaaacaaattaaaattaatatctaagaaagCATAACTGACATAAGTAAACAACgtcaaactacttggaaaaataatgaataaaactaagtgctttcatgaaataattctAACATATtttagctaattaatcctaacacatgctaactataacaaatttatattattaatctaattattcttatatacatactaactttaaaaaaaataagacaacgaatcaactaaatataaaacatgaaataaataaatagaataaagctgagaaatattttacctctttccgggcaACAAAACTaaagacgatgagcggaaggcaacttcaccaccacacaagagcttgatgaaactccaatctacaaaaaaaaagattaaaaatatagactcaaaccttcgtgggttcgacgttataagaacactattcttagcctaaattttgacttcaatcttctattttccttgaaaaaaaatatagattgaaagctagaaattttcataacttttaggctggggacaagagtccaaaatcctagccaagttaagaaaatttttaactttggggtggctaaaaaaaacctcccacttcttcctcttcctaatgagaatatgagcctttatataggctccaaaaaccccaaatttttcatgtattttcgatgtgggagaagtGCATTtttagtagtttttttttttagaaaaaactaaaaatttcaaaaatacaaatcataattaaactaacctaactaaaattgtatttagtaaaaaataaaatcttttgagataatttttgaataatcacataaatagtaatcaaagatatatttatatagaaatatatatattatactaaaatttatataaagataaaaatagttaagaataatatgaaaatatatatatatatatatatatatatatatatatatatattttataaaagctaattattttaaaatattcgaattcaaagaaactcgatagctaatttgcattgtggatggtcaaaattaggtgtcaaCAGTTGTCCCTTTCTTTCGATATGATCGATAAAAGAGATCttggacaaagaaaattgataaaTCTAATTTTGGCCGACTCCATCTTCATCTTTCTAAAAAGGGGTTGGTACGAGTTTTGAATTATGACTGGATTCCGAAATAACCACATGCCTTTCAATAGAAATATAGTTTATTGTGGTGAAAATCGTTTCCTTAGCTCGTGTCCTATGAGCTTGACATTATTCTTAGGATTGTGTCCCAGTTTGCTGCTAAAAGGATTTCACGTTGTGCTGCATCCTCTTTGATGTCGTTCGCACTCTTTTTCATCCTCTTTGCATGTTGAAAAATCCTCATTGGTTAATTGGTAGGATAATGTTACTCTATCGGTAGgatggtgatccattgataggatacttgACAAAATAACTgtatgtccatcggtaggacgaatgaagatccattggtaggatataaatgtgtgtccatcgataggacggaTGATAATGATCCATAGGTAGGATATGTTAgatgtccatcgataggacgaatgaaggtgatccatcggtaggatattttggtaaaataactgtttgtccattggtaggacgaatgaatgtgatccatcggtaggatatttttacaaaataattgtttgtccataggtaggacgaatgaaaatccattggtaggatatatgcaatgaccttcttggcaatgaatatgcaatggccctcttggcaatgaatatacaatggccctcttggcaaatgaaaatgcaatggcccttttggcaatgaatatgcaatgatcctcttggaaaatgaaaatgcaatggtcCTATTGGCAAATGAagatgcaatggccctcttggcaatgatatgcaatgaccctcttggcaatgatattaccacctccgataatataatatgaataaaataatatcatcgtatacgatattAGATCATCGTATACAGTACTACATCATCGCATATggcattatatcatcgtatacggcatcgtatatggcattatatcatcatatacggtattataaaataaatggccctcttggcaatgatattaccacctccggtaatataatatgaataaaataaaatatgaatgaccctcttggcaaatgaaaatgcaatggccctcttggcaatgatgaatgcaatggccctcttgacaaatgatattaccacctttggtaatataatatgaataaaataaaatatgaatggccctcttggcaaatgaaaatgcaatggccctcttggaaatgatgaatgcaatgaccctcttagcaaatgatattaccaccttcggtaatataatatgaataaaataaaatatgaatggccctcttggcaaatgaaaatacaatggccctcttggcaatgatgaatgatgaatgatggccctcttggcagatgatattaccacctccggtaatataatatgaataaaataaaatatgaatggccctcttggcaaatgatattaccacctccgataatataatatgaataaaataaaatatgaatggccctcttggcaaatgaaaatacaatggccctcttggcaatgatgaatgatgaataATGGCCTCTTGGCAGATGATATTACCACccccgataatataatatgaataaaataaaatatgaatgaccctcttggcaaatgatattaccacctccggtaatataatatgaataaaataaaatatgaatggccctcttggcaaatgaaaatgcaatggccctctttgcaatgatgaatgatggccctcttggcactgaaaatgcaatgaccctcttgacaaataaaatgcaatgcaatgttatcattttttttaaaaattttttttttgttttttttaacaatttatTTTCGTTGGGACTCATGTCTTGATAGAAGTTTATACGAGACCTCGGTGGCTCGCACTTGAATTTGTGTTCGCTCcattctagcaatgttggagatcatttggagttgacttcgaacttctgacaattcttgacggaatttttgagatcttcctcaaaaattctatcCCAGTTAGATCTCTTGACAAATGTCGAGCTGTTGAAAAAGGATTTGACatttttgtggaatttttgagatcctctcaaaaattctgtctcagttgcatatattaacatgattttcaatcttgacttgctggagatagtatcttcttgtgaatttttgagatcttctcaaaaattctgttcCAGTTTTCATTGTAAGGGAGAAATGAAAATATTACCGGAAATATGACCGAGCCATTGTGGCGCCTACATATCCTATTGGTGtaggaatcaggtcaaatgtagttccaatTCTCTGGATGATGAATGCTGCAAAATTTGAGACTACATaatcagtagacacatgtgtaatatgagTATAATGACATGGAAAACTGTATTACTTACAACATTTCCAGCTTAAAAATACGAGATATTCCACCCGTTTGATATGGAcgatccaatgaagtaaaataggcatctcaCATCAATGGGATTAGCCTAATGTTACATTATTTAGAGCAAATTATCCACTTTCAAAGGACAAATGCaggagtttttttttcttttttataagtGAATATAAAGAGATAGTtaaattttgactacaattggtaTCAACAGTTAGGAAtgcatagaaatatttctcatttcctttcttataactgagattgacttTAAGGTATTACTTGAAGCTATAGAAATTACCTTAAAGTCACACTAAATTTGtgcttttgatgattgatacgCCTTTGATGTCtaatcctctttcttttgtctcaACTTTTTCGAGtctttatttgatagagtttttcctcttttcacctctttcttttgtcttgacttctttgagtccTTGTTTGTTAGAGGTTTTCTCTTTTTCACCCCTTTGttttgaggtttctcctcttttgttgAAGTAGTTTTCTTTTTGTCTTACATTGACCTTGTAGgagtttttttttatgaaaaagtcttctttgctttcttgactttggagactttacgtcttttgcctttggcaatttcaaagttggatcttcttctataatttgcacGTCTTTGGTGCGCTCAAGAAGGTTGGgccaagagagggatagtgcatgtaagcactcagaagggaaagggctaagatgtggttgtccaaaaaaaaggttttaggctcaaagtgggaaaactagggattaatgttatttggtaggctttgaaaggcacaatcgggtcaaaaaggcctacaatcctttctcaaaccaaacataactcaagatttcgcctcaacaaacatatcaggccaagttctagatcaacagtgcgatgcaattgaattttaatctaaagctcaccacacaatgcacatgaagccatgaggttggttatattcttaccttgaatgcccgcaagagaattttcaagcatcacaaaagtacaaatgaaagataccaacagaagctatggtttaccacaaagccaatcattttcatcataccaAATATTTCGCATGCTCCTAACTGTATTCGTTCCATTCAAGAAGatatgactcttaaaatatgtacacaatttattattttatttattttctatttttttaatcattttttttataaaaaaagaaataccgaacccaagaagggctgcctacgtatctcatcgagatgagaatcaggtgtgcaTAGTTTttgcagatatgatatataaaataatttaaagatttagacaaaCTCAGAGTGACGTCACTTAAGTACAGTGTTAGTTGACATCTTTAGTTGGGGAGTGTCTTTTGCCTATTTGCACCAATACATTTCATGTCCTCTCAACCATTGGTGAGGACAcctattattgtattatttttttaaaatattcatcaGAGATTAAACATTGGTGTGTTCTTCCAATTTCCTGCAGGAATCAACTTGTTATTGTGCTCTTTTTGGGATTGTCtcttatgacttgaattcttccaaTATTCACGAGAATCACACATTGTTATAACCATCCCCAACTATTGTCGGGGACAGTTTTTCCTGtaaagatatgagaaaagtgtgaaaACAGAGCCATtataatgaaaagaaaaaaaataagtaacaagatataagagtaagacttcatagtcaaagactcacCCGATTTATCTTTCAAGCTGTGTATTGGTGTCTTATGAAATTTAAGATCATCATTATTTTCCATAAACTTTTTGTCCCTGCAAGATCCATAAGATAAAGGGTAAtaatttttcttagattaaagaattgaaagagattAGGGTTAAAGTTTATGGTTGAATATTATCGCCAATTTGGGATTGCCGTGAatccctctcttgaaataatgtcgtTTCTCCTGCatacaaagaaaacttcttagttagggAGAGGGTGTTGACCTCAAAAGTGAGATCCAATCATTTATCGCTtgatgtcctttgataacaACCTctacaaaggaaaaaagaatcaactttgttgaaccctcgatctttgagaagtaagccAGTTTAATTTCCAATACAAATCAGTCTCtccctgaaaaagaagaataactcaaaagccaaagtTTTAGTCCGTGTTTGAAGTAATTAAGGCAAAATATCACACaaagaactaaacatataaatgttgttttgtttgaagacaaactaatcCATGGGTGAAGAAAGACTAAATAGGTAGAAATTGACCCATTTTACGATTGATGTATGAAAAATGTTGACTTGTGTTGAATCACAGATTTCTTGCTCTTCAACTTTATACCCTCATTCTTCTTAGATGCGAAGAagttttcaatttttgaaagaatgaggaaaaactgaaaacttcaaagacaggaccgagccttgaaaggctgcctacgtatctcacaaagaaaaattcaaatccGACGTAGTTCAACCACATCAAGACCTTTCCAACTTGAGATGACAAATCAAGTATTTTTTGAAAGGACAGAGTAAGATTTAGGACTTGAAagtgaaatttaaattttgtagtGAAACTAAAGACTCTAGGACATTTGGTCATACTTTCAAACATTTGCTTTCGATAGTGGGCTAGAGTGTCTTCAAATAAAGcaacacattcattcaaacagtTATATCATATAATAGATAAACAGTTATTGTGTGtcctaaacagatatgtgacctttttatgccaaaggtaggcctaacgatttgaaggatgtattacgtcatttgaaatatttcattgccctaaaacttatatttatacaaatattatgaataaattgAATGAGGatacataaatggaaaaaaggaATACAATTAATCAGTCccacgcaggggtacaatcTTAACAAGCCTTCGTGGAAAATCCTTCTTGACttcttgacttcttgacatCTCCGAACGCCAATGCCTTTTGGATGAAGTGTCATTTTGTGAAGATCCTTCTTTGACTAAATTAAGCTACAAAATAATCTCCCAGCCCCGAGGGACAATGGTTTGCCAAACCGCGTATACAACCTTCAAACTTACACATATAGGTATGATTGTCCATTTAGGCCGAGGGCCATTTTgaactcaaggtggtctttctaatgggcccaataaCATTGGGTGTTGGGTCGTCTTAAGCAAATGCactaaattaggatttggtttcgcTCAacgctaggttgactaagagtggcttTATTTCAATATACAGGTGACCCAAGCGGACAACTTGGGCTGGGAAAAGTTAGCGACCGTTGACCATCCAGTGGCCAACTCATTTCGCCAGGGTACCCCCTAAGAACATTTGGATTCAATGGTTGCGACCCGCATAATCATcgtttaagtaaaaaaataaaaatgccaAGTGACAGAATTATGCTATGTATGCGATGACAGTTCAATATTCGTAATTATAAACATATAAGGTGCAAATAAAGAAagcaaattatgatttaaacaTTTAAGAAGCAAATAAAGAAGataaattactaattattacattctcgaatagttagtcaaataggttagtcaaatctaatggttagaacctaattaagtccccagcggagtcgtcatttctgttatgtcgaaaaatggacaaagtgcaaaattaatttcatctttataagaaaaaatcaattttagtaaaagaagagtcaccacttaatttttaaagaaattaagaaaacttaatttaaaagaccctaacaaatttaagttttaaaaattcagagaaaaaggtacgaggttcttatttccactttgagaaggtgttaagcattcaaagtagCCGCTAATGCGcagttatccgacgatttaaaaaattatatgactaacttttaaaaatattaatttaaaatgaaatgaagactttaaaattattttttagaaaaaatgattaaacttaaacattgaaaataatatagatgtatataaaaaaagtaaaagtttatcaaataactaagtaaagatagaaaatcatttaaagagtaaaattaacatgaattggtttatctataggggaatctaattaggttaaaacaaattaaaattaatatctaagaaagcataactgacataagtaactaaattattacaacccgaatcaatataaatacaataaataatatatgaacaacaataattaataagaacaacaataataataataagaacaacaataataataataacaacaacaacaataagaagaataacaataataataacaagaacaacaacaacaataatgagaacaacgataataataacaacaacaacaacaacaacaacaacaacaataataataataataataataataataacaataagaagaagaagaacaacaacagcaacaataataataataataataataacaacaacaacaataataataataataataacaacaataacaataacaataacaataacaataacaataacaataacaataacaataacaataacaataacaataacaataacaataacaataacaataacaataacaataacaataacaataacaataacaataacaataacaataacaataacaataacaataacaataacaataacaataacaataacaataacaataacaataacaataacaataacaataacaacaacaataacaacaacaataacaacaacaataagaacaataataataataagaacaataataataataataacaataat
This region of Solanum dulcamara chromosome 9, daSolDulc1.2, whole genome shotgun sequence genomic DNA includes:
- the LOC129903620 gene encoding uncharacterized protein LOC129903620 → MFFVDGLGGTEKTYLYCALLANIRSRGMIALAIATSGVAATILPGGRTAHSRFDIPLQTSETTTTNMSKQSGGAKLIVWDEAPTANRQTIELVDGSFRDIMDVNEPFGGKVMIFGGDFRQVLSVVPKSTRAETINASLIKSYLWPHMKTIHLTRNMRARRDPTFNDFLIRVENREENTIKYDLILLPDQMIVNFYSDSSVEDCLIEEIFPSLNENENCGKYMTERAILASRNEYVDKLNDLMIHKFPSESKDFLSFDITEDDTNNYYQEEYLNTLTPNGLPPHRFVINYIDLVF